A single region of the Arthrobacter sp. zg-Y820 genome encodes:
- a CDS encoding zinc-dependent alcohol dehydrogenase family protein, producing the protein MKALVYEGPGQKSWKDVPDPKIQEPRDVIVKIDTTTICGTDLHILKGDVPAVTPGRILGHEGVGTVTEAGSGVTSFKVGDKVILSCVSADGSCSFCKDGLYSHCTGDEGQSGIGWIFGHLIDGTQAEYVRVPYADTSLYLLPENVSQEHGVLLSDIFPTGFEMGVQYGQVQPGDVVAVIGAGPVGLAVIATAGLYGAAKIIAVDLDANRVEQAQRFGATHGVNSGDGNWREQIMELTDGWGVDVAVEAVGIPKTFEMCTQIVRPGGNVANVGVHGTPVSLELDRLWIENINISMGLVNTNTLAMLLKLIAEGKLPADEFISHRYALDDILQAYDTFSKAAETNALKVILNA; encoded by the coding sequence ATGAAAGCACTTGTGTATGAAGGGCCGGGCCAAAAGTCCTGGAAGGACGTTCCGGATCCGAAAATCCAGGAACCCCGCGACGTCATCGTAAAAATCGACACCACTACCATCTGCGGCACCGACCTCCACATCCTGAAGGGTGATGTACCGGCGGTCACACCGGGCAGGATCCTCGGACACGAGGGCGTCGGCACCGTGACCGAAGCCGGGTCGGGCGTGACGTCCTTCAAAGTCGGGGACAAGGTGATTCTCTCCTGTGTCTCGGCGGACGGCTCCTGCAGCTTCTGCAAGGACGGGCTCTACTCGCACTGCACCGGAGATGAAGGACAGTCCGGCATCGGCTGGATCTTCGGCCACCTGATCGACGGCACCCAGGCCGAATACGTGCGCGTTCCCTACGCTGATACGTCCCTGTACCTGCTGCCCGAAAACGTCTCCCAGGAGCACGGCGTCCTGCTCAGCGATATTTTCCCCACCGGCTTCGAGATGGGTGTGCAGTACGGCCAGGTCCAGCCGGGCGATGTCGTCGCAGTGATCGGTGCTGGCCCCGTGGGGCTGGCTGTGATCGCGACCGCGGGACTGTACGGTGCGGCGAAGATCATCGCCGTGGACCTGGACGCCAACCGGGTGGAGCAGGCCCAAAGGTTCGGTGCCACCCACGGCGTGAACTCCGGGGACGGAAATTGGCGCGAACAGATCATGGAGCTGACCGACGGCTGGGGCGTGGACGTCGCGGTGGAAGCCGTGGGCATCCCGAAGACGTTCGAGATGTGCACCCAGATTGTCCGGCCCGGCGGCAACGTGGCCAACGTGGGGGTACACGGGACGCCCGTGAGCCTGGAGCTGGACCGGCTGTGGATTGAGAACATCAACATCAGCATGGGCCTGGTCAACACCAACACCCTCGCGATGCTGCTGAAGCTGATCGCCGAGGGCAAACTGCCGGCCGATGAATTCATCAGCCACCGGTATGCGCTGGACGACATCCTCCAGGCCTACGACACGTTCTCCAAGGCCGCTGAGACCAACGCACTGAAGGTGATCCTCAACGCCTGA